One Apostichopus japonicus isolate 1M-3 chromosome 7, ASM3797524v1, whole genome shotgun sequence genomic region harbors:
- the LOC139969441 gene encoding G-protein coupled receptor 52-like: MSNPDNASNSSSLERLPGLIVAQTSFIVVTSLLILVGNVINIVVLHSSRLWHHSTTVLLKNLSVVDCCIGLSFTVLAVYPSAADLSEWPYGDAMCTVTSFIGGTCCGASVITLALISVDRYFIILRPMDYRRHLTPRKTYLFVALSWIIPAGLHAMVLLGKDSRKVFSYYNEDAFLCSVHYSEIRSLTAVLFFFIFVPTNLVTIAAYCPIIRASLRHSKLIRLSRLHESSAAAKKDTCFMLSSKSNKAVLTLLIITVVFNLCWAPTAISVSLEAIGLVDHLSRNVEFICAWLAMSNSFSNSFVYLVMNSKYRKAVKKLFQRNRIMEYFPQHTPSTPCLNSILNTHV; encoded by the coding sequence ATGTCTAACCCGGATAACGCGTCGAACAGCTCGTCGTTGGAGCGACTCCCGGGGCTCATTGTTGCGCAGACGTCCTTCATCGTTGTGACGTCGCTTCTGATTCTCGTCGGGAACGTGATCAACATCGTGGTTCTACATTCCAGTCGGCTCTGGCACCACTCCACCACCGTACTCTTGAAGAATTTATCCGTGGTGGACTGCTGCATTGGACTCAGTTTCACCGTCCTGGCCGTCTACCCGTCGGCCGCGGATCTCTCCGAGTGGCCGTACGGGGACGCCATGTGCACGGTGACCTCGTTCATCGGCGGCACCTGCTGCGGGGCGTCTGTCATTACGCTAGCGCTCATCAGCGTCGACCGCTACTTCATCATCTTACGTCCGATGGATTACCGGCGCCACCTGACCCCCAGGAAGACCTACCTCTTTGTGGCGCTATCCTGGATAATTCCCGCCGGTCTGCATGCCATGGTTCTCTTGGGCAAAGACAGCCGCAAGGTGTTCAGTTACTACAACGAGGACGCCTTCCTCTGCTCCGTTCACTACTCTGAAATCCGCTCGTTGACTGCCGTACTGTTCTTCTTCATATTCGTTCCGACGAACCTCGTCACGATAGCGGCTTACTGTCCCATCATCCGCGCATCGCTGAGGCATTCAAAGCTGATACGATTGAGCCGATTGCACGAGTCCAGCGCCGCCGCAAAGAAGGACACTTGCTTCATGTTGTCGAGTAAAAGCAACAAGGCCGTTTTAACTCTTTTGATCATCACGGTCGTATTCAACCTATGCTGGGCACCGACAGCAATTTCGGTCTCTTTGGAAGCTATCGGTTTGGTGGACCACCTCAGTAGGAATGTAGAGTTTATTTGTGCTTGGTTGGCCATGTCGAACAGCTTCTCAAACTCATTTGTTTACCTCGTGATGAACTCAAAGTACAGAAAGGCGGTCAAAAAACTGTTTCAAAGGAACCGAATCATGGAATATTTTCCACAGCATACACCGTCCACACCTTGCCTGAACTCTATCTTGAATACACATGTGTGA